A genome region from Megalobrama amblycephala isolate DHTTF-2021 linkage group LG16, ASM1881202v1, whole genome shotgun sequence includes the following:
- the pde9ac gene encoding high affinity cGMP-specific 3',5'-cyclic phosphodiesterase 9A isoform X3 produces the protein MGSGSSSYTSKTIYLDVDGKVQKVLFSRHCSPCDIKELLCSSSNIPRNTAIMMVNPEGAFVSIDPTMPTNTSNSLYKVIPLSTGQLGEKEDMFQNVLSQVAEQFSRAFRINELKTEVTNRLAMLEKRVELEGLKVVEIEKCKNDLKKLRDEMTSRAGGRVNCPCKYNFSDDGKKLTPRRDVPSYPKYTLSQETIEALKKPTFDVWHWEHNEMLSCLEYMYHDLGLVKEFNMNPITLKRWLLGIQENYRSNPFHNFRHCFCVSQMMYGMIHLCNLQEKLTLTDLGILMTAAVCHDLDHPGYNNTYQINARTELAVRYNDISPLENHHCAVAFQILSLPECNIFANVDPEAFKQIRQAIITLILATDMARHGEILDSFKHKVDNFDFTNEEHVTCLKMVLIKCCDISNEVRPTEVAEPWVDCLLEEYFMQSDREKSEGLPVAPFMDRDKVTKPTAQIGFIKFVLIPMFESVMKLFPQIEEIMVQPLRDSRDHYEELKQIDDAMTEKKKTENMSLGGKKK, from the exons GTACTTTTCAGTCGTCACTGCAGCCCATGTGATATCAAAGAACTGCTGTGTTCCTCCTCCAACATCCCTAG GAACACTGCTATAATGATGGTGAACCCTGAAGGTGCTTTTGTGTCCATCGATCCCACAATGCCCACCAACACCTCTAA CTCCCTGTACAAAGTCATTCCTTTGTCTACCGGCCAGCTGGGAG AAAAGGAAGATATGTTTCAGAATGTGCTCTCACAGGTAGCAGAGCAGTTCAGCAG AGCGTTCAGGATCAACGAACTGAAAACGGAAGTGACCAACAGACTGGCTATGCTGGAGAAGAGAGTAGAAC TGGAGGGGTTGAAGGTCGTGGAGATTGAAAAGTGCAAAAACGACCTGAAGAAACTGAGAGATGAGATGACGTCCAGAGCAGGAGGAAG AGTGAATTGTCCATGCAAATACAATTTCTCAGACGACGGAAAGAAATTAACTCCTAGACGTGATGTCCCCAGCTACCCAAAG TACACACTTTCTCAGGAGACCATTGAAGCACTGAAGAAACCAACCTTTGATGTTTGGCACTGGGAGCACAATGAA ATGCTGAGCTGCCTGGAGTACATGTACCATGACTTAGGCCTTGTGAAGGAGTTTAACATGAACCCAATTACTCTCAAACGCTGGCTG CTGGGCATTCAGGAAAATTACCGCAGCAACCCGTTCCATAATTTTCGCCATTGTTTCTGCGTGAGTCAGATGATGTATGGCATGATCCACCTCTGCAACCTCCAG GAAAAGCTCACACTGACAGATCTGGGCATTTTAATGACTGCTGCCGTGTGTCACGACTTAGACCACCCTGGATACAATAACAC GTATCAAATCAATGCTCGCACTGAGTTGGCAGTGCGCTACAATGACATCTCGCCGCTAGAGAATCACCATTGTGCTGTGGCCTTCCAGATACTTTCATTGCCGGAGTGTAACATATTTGCCAATGTGGACCCAGAGGCCTTTAAACAGATCCGACAG GCTATCATCACACTGATTTTGGCCACAGATATGGCCAGGCATGGCGAGATTCTGGACTCGTTCAAGCACAAAGTGGACAATTTTGACTTCACCAATGAGGAGCATGTGACTTGC TTGAAGATGGTCCTTATCAAATGTTGTGACATTTCCAATGAAGTCCGGCCTACAGAGGTGGCAGAGCCGTGGGTGGACTGTCTGCTGGAGGAATACTTCATGCAG AGTGATAGAGAGAAATCCGAGGGGCTTCCTGTGGCACCTTTCATGGATCGAGACAAAGTCACCAAGCCCACAGCCCAGATCGGCTTCATTAAATTTGTCCTCATCCCCATGTTTGAATCTGTCATGAAG CTGTTCCCTCAGATTGAAGAGATTATGGTGCAGCCTCTCAGAGACTCGCGGGACCACTATGAGGAGCTGAAGCAAATTGATGATGCCATGACCGAG aagaaaaaaacagaaaatatgtcATTAGGAGGGAAGAAGAAATAA
- the pde9ac gene encoding high affinity cGMP-specific 3',5'-cyclic phosphodiesterase 9A isoform X2 — translation MGSGSSSYTSKTIYLDVDGKVQKVLFSRHCSPCDIKELLCSSSNIPRNTAIMMVNPEGAFVSIDPTMPTNTSNSLYKVIPLSTGQLGEKEDMFQNVLSQVAEQFSRAFRINELKTEVTNRLAMLEKRVELEGLKVVEIEKCKNDLKKLRDEMTSRAGGRVNCPCKYNFSDDGKKLTPRRDVPSYPKYTLSQETIEALKKPTFDVWHWEHNEMLSCLEYMYHDLGLVKEFNMNPITLKRWLLGIQENYRSNPFHNFRHCFCVSQMMYGMIHLCNLQEKLTLTDLGILMTAAVCHDLDHPGYNNTYQINARTELAVRYNDISPLENHHCAVAFQILSLPECNIFANVDPEAFKQIRQAIITLILATDMARHGEILDSFKHKVDNFDFTNEEHVTCLKMVLIKCCDISNEVRPTEVAEPWVDCLLEEYFMQSDREKSEGLPVAPFMDRDKVTKPTAQIGFIKFVLIPMFESVMKLFPQIEEIMVQPLRDSRDHYEELKQIDDAMTEAQKKKTENMSLGGKKK, via the exons GTACTTTTCAGTCGTCACTGCAGCCCATGTGATATCAAAGAACTGCTGTGTTCCTCCTCCAACATCCCTAG GAACACTGCTATAATGATGGTGAACCCTGAAGGTGCTTTTGTGTCCATCGATCCCACAATGCCCACCAACACCTCTAA CTCCCTGTACAAAGTCATTCCTTTGTCTACCGGCCAGCTGGGAG AAAAGGAAGATATGTTTCAGAATGTGCTCTCACAGGTAGCAGAGCAGTTCAGCAG AGCGTTCAGGATCAACGAACTGAAAACGGAAGTGACCAACAGACTGGCTATGCTGGAGAAGAGAGTAGAAC TGGAGGGGTTGAAGGTCGTGGAGATTGAAAAGTGCAAAAACGACCTGAAGAAACTGAGAGATGAGATGACGTCCAGAGCAGGAGGAAG AGTGAATTGTCCATGCAAATACAATTTCTCAGACGACGGAAAGAAATTAACTCCTAGACGTGATGTCCCCAGCTACCCAAAG TACACACTTTCTCAGGAGACCATTGAAGCACTGAAGAAACCAACCTTTGATGTTTGGCACTGGGAGCACAATGAA ATGCTGAGCTGCCTGGAGTACATGTACCATGACTTAGGCCTTGTGAAGGAGTTTAACATGAACCCAATTACTCTCAAACGCTGGCTG CTGGGCATTCAGGAAAATTACCGCAGCAACCCGTTCCATAATTTTCGCCATTGTTTCTGCGTGAGTCAGATGATGTATGGCATGATCCACCTCTGCAACCTCCAG GAAAAGCTCACACTGACAGATCTGGGCATTTTAATGACTGCTGCCGTGTGTCACGACTTAGACCACCCTGGATACAATAACAC GTATCAAATCAATGCTCGCACTGAGTTGGCAGTGCGCTACAATGACATCTCGCCGCTAGAGAATCACCATTGTGCTGTGGCCTTCCAGATACTTTCATTGCCGGAGTGTAACATATTTGCCAATGTGGACCCAGAGGCCTTTAAACAGATCCGACAG GCTATCATCACACTGATTTTGGCCACAGATATGGCCAGGCATGGCGAGATTCTGGACTCGTTCAAGCACAAAGTGGACAATTTTGACTTCACCAATGAGGAGCATGTGACTTGC TTGAAGATGGTCCTTATCAAATGTTGTGACATTTCCAATGAAGTCCGGCCTACAGAGGTGGCAGAGCCGTGGGTGGACTGTCTGCTGGAGGAATACTTCATGCAG AGTGATAGAGAGAAATCCGAGGGGCTTCCTGTGGCACCTTTCATGGATCGAGACAAAGTCACCAAGCCCACAGCCCAGATCGGCTTCATTAAATTTGTCCTCATCCCCATGTTTGAATCTGTCATGAAG CTGTTCCCTCAGATTGAAGAGATTATGGTGCAGCCTCTCAGAGACTCGCGGGACCACTATGAGGAGCTGAAGCAAATTGATGATGCCATGACCGAG gcacagaagaaaaaaacagaaaatatgtcATTAGGAGGGAAGAAGAAATAA
- the pde9ac gene encoding high affinity cGMP-specific 3',5'-cyclic phosphodiesterase 9A isoform X1, with protein MGSGSSSYTSKTIYLDVDGKVQKVLFSRHCSPCDIKELLCSSSNIPRNTAIMMVNPEGAFVSIDPTMPTNTSNSLYKVIPLSTGQLGEKEDMFQNVLSQVAEQFSRAFRINELKTEVTNRLAMLEKRVELEGLKVVEIEKCKNDLKKLRDEMTSRAGGRVNCPCKYNFSDDGKKLTPRRDVPSYPKYTLSQETIEALKKPTFDVWHWEHNEMLSCLEYMYHDLGLVKEFNMNPITLKRWLLGIQENYRSNPFHNFRHCFCVSQMMYGMIHLCNLQEKLTLTDLGILMTAAVCHDLDHPGYNNTYQINARTELAVRYNDISPLENHHCAVAFQILSLPECNIFANVDPEAFKQIRQAIITLILATDMARHGEILDSFKHKVDNFDFTNEEHVTCLKMVLIKCCDISNEVRPTEVAEPWVDCLLEEYFMQSDREKSEGLPVAPFMDRDKVTKPTAQIGFIKFVLIPMFESVMKLFPQIEEIMVQPLRDSRDHYEELKQIDDAMTEDSLNQLKGTEEKNRKYVIRREEEISTSASVTIL; from the exons GTACTTTTCAGTCGTCACTGCAGCCCATGTGATATCAAAGAACTGCTGTGTTCCTCCTCCAACATCCCTAG GAACACTGCTATAATGATGGTGAACCCTGAAGGTGCTTTTGTGTCCATCGATCCCACAATGCCCACCAACACCTCTAA CTCCCTGTACAAAGTCATTCCTTTGTCTACCGGCCAGCTGGGAG AAAAGGAAGATATGTTTCAGAATGTGCTCTCACAGGTAGCAGAGCAGTTCAGCAG AGCGTTCAGGATCAACGAACTGAAAACGGAAGTGACCAACAGACTGGCTATGCTGGAGAAGAGAGTAGAAC TGGAGGGGTTGAAGGTCGTGGAGATTGAAAAGTGCAAAAACGACCTGAAGAAACTGAGAGATGAGATGACGTCCAGAGCAGGAGGAAG AGTGAATTGTCCATGCAAATACAATTTCTCAGACGACGGAAAGAAATTAACTCCTAGACGTGATGTCCCCAGCTACCCAAAG TACACACTTTCTCAGGAGACCATTGAAGCACTGAAGAAACCAACCTTTGATGTTTGGCACTGGGAGCACAATGAA ATGCTGAGCTGCCTGGAGTACATGTACCATGACTTAGGCCTTGTGAAGGAGTTTAACATGAACCCAATTACTCTCAAACGCTGGCTG CTGGGCATTCAGGAAAATTACCGCAGCAACCCGTTCCATAATTTTCGCCATTGTTTCTGCGTGAGTCAGATGATGTATGGCATGATCCACCTCTGCAACCTCCAG GAAAAGCTCACACTGACAGATCTGGGCATTTTAATGACTGCTGCCGTGTGTCACGACTTAGACCACCCTGGATACAATAACAC GTATCAAATCAATGCTCGCACTGAGTTGGCAGTGCGCTACAATGACATCTCGCCGCTAGAGAATCACCATTGTGCTGTGGCCTTCCAGATACTTTCATTGCCGGAGTGTAACATATTTGCCAATGTGGACCCAGAGGCCTTTAAACAGATCCGACAG GCTATCATCACACTGATTTTGGCCACAGATATGGCCAGGCATGGCGAGATTCTGGACTCGTTCAAGCACAAAGTGGACAATTTTGACTTCACCAATGAGGAGCATGTGACTTGC TTGAAGATGGTCCTTATCAAATGTTGTGACATTTCCAATGAAGTCCGGCCTACAGAGGTGGCAGAGCCGTGGGTGGACTGTCTGCTGGAGGAATACTTCATGCAG AGTGATAGAGAGAAATCCGAGGGGCTTCCTGTGGCACCTTTCATGGATCGAGACAAAGTCACCAAGCCCACAGCCCAGATCGGCTTCATTAAATTTGTCCTCATCCCCATGTTTGAATCTGTCATGAAG CTGTTCCCTCAGATTGAAGAGATTATGGTGCAGCCTCTCAGAGACTCGCGGGACCACTATGAGGAGCTGAAGCAAATTGATGATGCCATGACCGAG gattctttgaatcaATTGAAAG gcacagaagaaaaaaacagaaaatatgtcATTAGGAGGGAAGAAGAAATAAGCACTTCTGCGAGTGTAACGATACTGT GA